TTTCTACTTATTTTTGTCTATTTTCATATAAAAAATTAAAAAATTTTTATATAAAATCAATTTATAATTTCCTTAGAAATAAAAAAATTAGTCTCTAACATATCTAAATCAGAGACTAATTTCTTTTTAATAAAACTATTTTATTATCTCATAATAGAGTGAGCCATTCTACGATAAGTATGTCTTACTCCTCTTATAACTTTTCCATACTCTAAAATATTTTCAGGAAGAGCCATTCCATTATATCCAGCATCTCCTAAATGGTGTAAATCTGTACCTGCCATTTTACACATTAAAGCTATCTGTCTTATAGTTGAAATATCTGCTCCCTCTTGTGAAGTTCCAATAGCTGTTAATGTTAATTTTCCTAATTCATGAGCATAACAAACAAGTTCTCTAATATATTCCATAGTTATTCCAGGAACACTTCCAGGAGCCGGCATTAAAATTATATCTGCTCCTGCATTAGCAAATTCTTTTATATCTTCTTTTGTTATTATTTTTTCTCCTGCTTCACTTAATATCCCAGCAGCGTGCATTTTTCCTGCTACAATAACTAATTTATCTCCTAAATTTTCTTTATATATTTTAACAGTATCAACTATTGCACGATTAGTAACTCCAACTCCTGGATTACCTGTAAGAACAATAAAATCAACACCCATATCTACTGCTTTTTTAGCATTTTCTAAAGTTCCCTTACGTCCATTTGATAATTTTAAAAATCCCTCTTGATTCTCTTTTTCTGCTTCTAATGGCTCAAGATTGATTCCAACCTTACGTCCAGTAAATTTTTTTATTGTTCTAATAACTTCTTGAGGCTCTACTTTAGGCATTCCATACATAATAGGATTATCTACATCAAAAACATTTAATAGTATAATATCAGCTCCCATAGCAGCAGCAACTTCTGCATTTGTAACATCACCTAAAACCGCTTCACGACTTCCTATAACTTCAGTAACTATCAAACGTCCTTCACTTGCAGCTATTGAATGTAGAAAATCTTCCTTTGTCATTTTATCCATATCAGAAGCTTTACAATCTAAATATCTTTTCATAATTATCTCCTTTTTCAGTAATATAAAATATTTACTTATTTATATAATATATAGAAAGAGCATAAATTTCAATAAGTTTAAAGAAGGAATCTATATCCATATATTCATCTTTATTATGAGCAATCCCCTTTTCTCCCGGAAAAGATGGACCAAAAGCTACTATATTTGGAACTTTTCTAGCATATGTTCCTCCAGTTGTTGTAACAGGTGTAGAATCTAATTTAGTAACTTCAAAATATCCTTTAGAAAGCTCTTTAACCATTTTAGAATTTGGATTATGAAGAACTTTTGCCATATGTGCTTCAATCTCAATTTTTTCCTTTAATTTATCCTTTATTTTTTCAATTATTTCTTCTCCATTACAATCTACAGGATAACGAATACTAATTGATGCAACTAAAAAATTCTCTTCCACTTTCAAATCATAAAAACTTAGTAAAACTCTTTCAGACTCACTTTTTTGGTAATTAATTTCTAATGCTTCTCCATAAACATCAGAAAAATATCTTAATATCTTTTTAATTCCATTTTTATAATCAATATTTTCTAATATACTATTAGGAATATTATTCATTGCTGAAATAATAGCATTTTCTCCTAAATATGGATTATTTGAAGGAGCACGTTTTCCCTCACCTACAATAGAATTAAAGTTTTTATCTGAAATAACTTTTAAAATTGCCTTATCAGGAATATATGCTCTTGAAAATTCTCCCTCTATTTTCTCTAAACTTATATTTTTATTCTCTTCTCTTGGAAAAAAGATCTTTAATCTAATTATTCCATTTTCACCATAAACAACTGGGAATTTACAATCAGGAGTAAATCCAAATATTGGTGCTGTTTCTTTTTTTAAAAAATATACCATATCAGACATTCCACTCTCTTCATCTGTTCCCATAATTATTTTTATATTATTTTTAAAATTTACTCCCAAATCCTTTAAAATTTTAACTGCATAAATTGTTGAAAGAAGAGGTCCTTTATTATCTAATACCCCTCTCCCATAATATCTTTTATCCATCTTAGTTAATTTAAATGGTGGATAACTCCATCCACTTCCAGCTGGGACAACATCAAGATGCCCAAATATTCCCATATAACCCTTATTTCTCTCTTCTTTAAATAATGATAAAACTCCTGCATAACCATCAACATTTTTAGTATAAAATCCTAATTCTCTCCCTATCTTTAAAGCTTCTTCTAAACAATTGTTTATATTTTCACCAAAAGGATAAGGTGAAGAATCTATATTTTTTACACTTGGAATAGTTACCAATCTAGAGAAGTTTTCTTCTATTTCTGGTTTGTATTTTTCAATCAATTCTCTTATTTTTTCAATATTAATCACAAATCTCAACAGCTTTTTTTACAATATTTCTAAGAGCATCATTTAATCCAACTCCACCTTTTTTAGGTGTAATTACTAAGTCATACTCTTTATATTTATTATAAGCTGCATTATCCTCACTCATAGCTCCAACACATGGAATAGGACTATTTTCTTTTAAAAATTTAACAAGATGTCCACACACCTCTCCAAATTTTTCATAGTTAAAAGCAGGTCCACAAATAATTACATCTGCTTCTAATTTTTTAGCCATAGCTGCAATTTTTTTGCTATTTTCCTCTTTATTATCTAAATAATTTTGATCTCCACAAAATAGAGTAGCTATAATTTTGGCATCAAACTCTTTCAAATATGGTTCCATCATTATTCCAGGACCTAAAGCTCCTTTTTTTCCCGCTAGAGGAAGAGAAGTATTCTCCTCTCCCCCTTGTCCAGCTTGA
This genomic interval from uncultured Fusobacterium sp. contains the following:
- a CDS encoding haloacid dehalogenase-like hydrolase; its protein translation is MKRYLDCKASDMDKMTKEDFLHSIAASEGRLIVTEVIGSREAVLGDVTNAEVAAAMGADIILLNVFDVDNPIMYGMPKVEPQEVIRTIKKFTGRKVGINLEPLEAEKENQEGFLKLSNGRKGTLENAKKAVDMGVDFIVLTGNPGVGVTNRAIVDTVKIYKENLGDKLVIVAGKMHAAGILSEAGEKIITKEDIKEFANAGADIILMPAPGSVPGITMEYIRELVCYAHELGKLTLTAIGTSQEGADISTIRQIALMCKMAGTDLHHLGDAGYNGMALPENILEYGKVIRGVRHTYRRMAHSIMR
- a CDS encoding Sapep family Mn(2+)-dependent dipeptidase, whose amino-acid sequence is MINIEKIRELIEKYKPEIEENFSRLVTIPSVKNIDSSPYPFGENINNCLEEALKIGRELGFYTKNVDGYAGVLSLFKEERNKGYMGIFGHLDVVPAGSGWSYPPFKLTKMDKRYYGRGVLDNKGPLLSTIYAVKILKDLGVNFKNNIKIIMGTDEESGMSDMVYFLKKETAPIFGFTPDCKFPVVYGENGIIRLKIFFPREENKNISLEKIEGEFSRAYIPDKAILKVISDKNFNSIVGEGKRAPSNNPYLGENAIISAMNNIPNSILENIDYKNGIKKILRYFSDVYGEALEINYQKSESERVLLSFYDLKVEENFLVASISIRYPVDCNGEEIIEKIKDKLKEKIEIEAHMAKVLHNPNSKMVKELSKGYFEVTKLDSTPVTTTGGTYARKVPNIVAFGPSFPGEKGIAHNKDEYMDIDSFFKLIEIYALSIYYINK
- a CDS encoding GrdB-related putative oxidoreductase, whose translation is MKKIVLVLNQIQAGQGGEENTSLPLAGKKGALGPGIMMEPYLKEFDAKIIATLFCGDQNYLDNKEENSKKIAAMAKKLEADVIICGPAFNYEKFGEVCGHLVKFLKENSPIPCVGAMSEDNAAYNKYKEYDLVITPKKGGVGLNDALRNIVKKAVEICD